Part of the Gramella sp. Hel_I_59 genome, CAAAACTTTTGATTCCGTAGAATTGATAGCTCAAAGAGCGATTTCCCTCCAAACAGGTCTATATATTGTTTTGGTCTTGACTTTCGAGAGAGCGGCCATAGTCGGCTGCCAACTCCTCCAGTAAGTAATACATGAATAATTTTAGACATAACATAACAGGGCTTCGCCTCCGTGAGTCACATATTGTAACTCTCGTAATAAAATTTTCGATAAAACCTGATTGAAATTCTTTAATCTGGTTAGACCAAAGACACATAAGTAGGGTTAGGCGGATCAGGTTGATTAGAACTTGCGAAATTAATCCAGATAATCCATACTGTCAAATTGAAAACGTTAAAAATTTTAACTTTATCTGATCTCAATCGTTTTTAAATGGAACACCTAAACCCTTGATAACCAATTATTACTAATAATGTCATAATCTCAAACTTCAGAAGTTAAGATAATTATCAAAGTCATGATTTATTGCTATTTAATTGATAATTCCTCAAATATTAAATTTTATTATTCTGAAGAGTTTAAGGTATTTTTATCAAGTTTACAACTTATATTTCTGTTCCCGGTGAGATTATTCCCTCATAGATAGTTCACAAGAGTTACATTTCTTAGTCTGGGAATAAATTTCATTTCTACTCTATCTACCATTTTATTAATTAATAATTGATTAAAAACAGCATCTCATATACCCAACATATATCAAAACCTGCATACCAGGTCTTCTGTTTTGAGTAAATCATGCCTGAAAATGAATACTGTGTAAACAATTTATATTTTCTATGTTTGTGAATTATCTACAATTAAAGCTAAAACTTATCTTATAAATTGAAAGATTCCATTACAGCCCCTCAACAGCATTATAAGTTCCCCTTAACCGATGTAAAAATCGAAATAAGCAACAACATAATAGAGGTCGAGGATCCACTATATGTTGATGATTTCTATCGTGTAACTCAGAACGAATTTTTAATGGAAGTTGATGATGTAGGCACCTTCTACGCTGCTAACGGCAATTATATATCCATGTGCATTGACCCACAAGCAAGTAGGGAGACTATTGAACTTTACTTAAACGGGTCAACCTACGGCGCAATTTTGCATCAACGGAAAATTATGCCTATGCATGGCAGTTGTTTTGTTTATGGTAATAAGGGAATTATGCTTTGCGGGGATTCCGGAGCCGGAAAATCTTCGCTTACCGCAGCATTTGTGTTGGATGATAATGAGTTTCTGACAGATGATATAACTCCAATAGTTATTAAGAATAATCAGGCTTTGATCTGGACTATGAGCGACCGTATTAAATTATGGGAAGATAGTCTTAAGCAGCTTAGTGAAAGCAAGGAAAGTTTACGTAAAATTGACCCTGATACCGAAAAATTTTACTTTCCCTTAGCATCGTATACTAAAAGTCATTTTGCCCTTGATCATATTTTATTATTGGATATTCACGACAATCCTTCTATAAGCATAAAGGAGGTGGAGGGAGTAGAAAAAATTATGGCTTTAAGAAAGGAAATATATCGTCTGGAATATATGTTTGGGATGCCCGAAAACGAATCCTCATTTTTCAAAGATCTAACTGCTATGTGTAATTACACCAAAGTCACAAAACTATCCAGACCTAAGCAGATACCAATTCAAGAAACTCAACAGGCAATCGCGGACTACCTGGGCAAAATTTACAATTCAGATTAAGCTAAATTCATGAGCGCCATATTTGGAATTATAGATTTTGAGGGCCGACCTATCCAGGATGAATGGATCACTTCCATGCAGAAAGATCTGGCTCATCGTGGACCAGACCGGCAGGATATTTATCGCGAGGAATCCATGTTTTTCGGGCATATGCTATTACAGGTTACTCCGGAATCCATCTATGACTCCTCACCCTATGAAGAAGATGGCTTTGTAATCACAGCTTATGCGCGTCTTGATGAACGCGAGGCAATCATGGATAGAATTAATACGCATCCATCGGAACGCGAAACTATCACCGACCCACTTTTACTGTTACGGTCTTATATCAAATTCGGAAAAGATTTTGTCAAAGATATTTATGGGGATTTTGCCTTCGCCATCTGGAACAAAGAAAAAAAAGAACTCTTTTGTGCCAGAGATCAAATGGGGGTAAAGCCATTTCTTTATTATTTTGAAAATAACAGATTTGTTTTTTCTACGGAATTAAAATCACTAGTACAACTTCCTTTTGTAAAAACTGAAGTTGACCATCTACATTTGAGGGATGAGGCAATAGGCCTATGTGATGCTCCTACTAAAACTGCTTGGAAAAACATTTACAGACTTAAAGCCGCCAGTTATCTTAAAATAGATAAATACCAGATTTTAATTTTTAAATACTGGGATTTAAATAAAAAAAATAAAAATTTAAATACGGAAGAAGATTGGGCTAAGACATTGAGAAGTTTACTTGAAAAAGTGATTGCAGACCAAACGAGGGTAATTAGCGAAGTTGGAGTTCCTCTAAGTGGAGGTTTAGATTCAAGCACCATTGCCTGTATTACTGCTAGAAAGTTTGCAAAAGAAAATAAGAAGATTATTTCTGCTTCGTCCGTCCTTGACAAAAATTATTGTGAGCCAAGCCTCCGTGATGAAATGGACTACATAAACGAAGTCATAAAGCAGGAAAAAAATATAGATCCTACTTTTATTTATCATTCTACACTAAAATATTCCTTAAAAGATCTTTTTTCCAAATTTGATGACAATTATGCCCCTGTTGTACATTCATATTATTTAGATGAGGCCATCTTTTCCAAATTTCAAGAAAAATCAGTGCGTCGAATGTTGTCCGGGGTATTGGGAGATATTACCACATCTAATAGTACTGTATCCCCACTACCCATTTTAATGCGAAATGGGAGTTTCTCCAAATTTTTCAGATTAAGTAGACGTTTCCGAAAAAATATGAATTTAAGTTATTATACTCTTATAACCAGATACATAACCGAACCAATTTTACCATTTTTCTTCCGCGAAATTGTTCACTCCGTTTTGAGAATTTATAAACCCTGGACTATTTTAAATTTCCCTCTGGAATTTCAGGATAGAGTAAAAAAAAGCCTGCAAAAAAGGATGAAAGATTTTTACAGAAAATTTTATTTGGATCAGTTTAATATTAAAAACAGTATTTGGCCAGAGGAATTTGAAAACTTTGGTGAAGAATATGATTGTAATTCTTCCCATCATCAAATTGAAATAACATATCCCTTATTAGACAGACGAATAATTGAATTCATGGTTCAGTTACCGGTTGAACATTATTATATGGGGGGATTAAAACGGGGGCTAATCAGAAAAG contains:
- a CDS encoding asparagine synthase-related protein, which encodes MQKDLAHRGPDRQDIYREESMFFGHMLLQVTPESIYDSSPYEEDGFVITAYARLDEREAIMDRINTHPSERETITDPLLLLRSYIKFGKDFVKDIYGDFAFAIWNKEKKELFCARDQMGVKPFLYYFENNRFVFSTELKSLVQLPFVKTEVDHLHLRDEAIGLCDAPTKTAWKNIYRLKAASYLKIDKYQILIFKYWDLNKKNKNLNTEEDWAKTLRSLLEKVIADQTRVISEVGVPLSGGLDSSTIACITARKFAKENKKIISASSVLDKNYCEPSLRDEMDYINEVIKQEKNIDPTFIYHSTLKYSLKDLFSKFDDNYAPVVHSYYLDEAIFSKFQEKSVRRMLSGVLGDITTSNSTVSPLPILMRNGSFSKFFRLSRRFRKNMNLSYYTLITRYITEPILPFFFREIVHSVLRIYKPWTILNFPLEFQDRVKKSLQKRMKDFYRKFYLDQFNIKNSIWPEEFENFGEEYDCNSSHHQIEITYPLLDRRIIEFMVQLPVEHYYMGGLKRGLIRKAMENILPDKNRLRFDKLPYSPAYKQINQNYLAKFKESLSESNYNNALISNAKLKESLENILIYDNLASTYWEVLGIYGWIQFDNWTIENKEKLVK